A genomic stretch from Lathyrus oleraceus cultivar Zhongwan6 chromosome 2, CAAS_Psat_ZW6_1.0, whole genome shotgun sequence includes:
- the LOC127123472 gene encoding uncharacterized protein LOC127123472: MAEQEQESARVRAELDEIKGGMSQMREMLQALTFRFEIPQATVISETTGPAVEVPPQRTLPSTLPPYGLPYDFVPRAEVVHDMGQSVQQAVPLPVYTDARPVIHTVVPPATYARHVPHYEDQNHMYQTVDSTVAGDEVRFEDFREVKENMQLLEKKFRDLEGNHVFGSAAKEMCLVSELVIPSKFKTPDFDKYKGHTCPKSHLIMYYRKMAAHVEDDKLMIHCFQDSLSGAPSKWYLSLDQNRIRCFQDLSDAFIKHYKYNMDMAPDRRQLQSMFQHDKESFKEYAQRWRELASQVEPPLSEKELAELFIDTVQPQFYEKMVGSASLGFSELVVIGAHVEYGVRNGKLAAVAGTSNANPKKFSGGFPRKKEGETNAVTAGQGRAPPRRRPQQYPPQRYVQQPIPYQPPMYPVQYAPQPYVVAVTPAFNQQPAQAYQAPPTYRPAPVQQRAAAPPAYQQAPTTPVYQQLRAQAPRQNAQNQNRRQGERATFIPIPMSYTELYPSLLQKGLVVPRPMGPPPDRLPPWYNPNAHCPFHEGAPGHDLEGCYALKHRVRELIESKILSFKDMGPNVKNNPLPPHGDPAVNAIEDAFVGVAIDKVDDVKTPLAAFHARLVEAGLVNVDHDNCEECATHPRGCQVVRDNIQKLMDEEVLQISSAVKNEDVLVIEPCFNLPEPIEIPYYSGGVVPVNSKPSPVEICMPTPFPYESTKAVPWKYEITVVDKVVDGSSDAEVTEAVSEDVTNIAGMSRMTRSGRIYTPEFNVTPQRPTKESTVVAPTKEPEVVQSEDAVEFLKLIKKNDYKVVDQLHQTPSKISILSLLLNSQAHREALLKVLAQAHVTQSITVDQFDGVVANITACNTLSFSGEELPEDGQNHNRALHISVKCKDDALARVLVDTGSSLNVMPKRTLAKLSYQGPAMKPSALVVKPFDGSRRTVIGEVELPILIGPHVFPINFQVMDINPVYSCLLGRPWIHAAGAITSTLHQKMKFVVDNQLIIISGEEDFVDPVGKACSYFASLKSAKSSIEGGNPEGWGQLIDIREKHDRFGLGYVPSAVKGARVPTKDNTRSIQEVFS; the protein is encoded by the exons ATGGCTGAACAAGAACAAGAGAGCGCCCGAGTTAGAGCTGAACTAGACGAAATCAAAGGAGGCATGTCCCAGATGCGAGAGATGCTGCAAGCTTTAACCTTCAGGTTCGAGATTCCACAAGCGACCGTGATTTCAGAGACCACGGGCCCAGCAGTGGAAGTCCCACCTCAGAGGACGTTACCCTCAACCCTTCCCCCATATGGGCTACCATATGATTTCGTCCCCCGAGCGGAGGTGGTGCACGACATGGGGCAATCTGTCCAGCAAGCTGTGCCATTACCAGTTTACACCGACGCACGTCCAGTCATCCATACTGTGGTTCCACCAGCCACCTATGCTAGGCATGTTCCTcattatgaagatcaaaaccACATGTATCAGACTGTTGACTCAACTGTTGCTGGTGATGAAGTAAGGTTTGAGGACTTCAGGGAGGTAAAGGAGAACATGCAGCTCCTTGAGAAAAAGTTCCGAGATCTAGAAGGAAACCACGTCTTTGGATCTGCTGCCAAAGAAATGTGCCTGGTGTCCGAGTTGGTTATTCCATCCAAATTCAAAACTCCAGATTTCGACAAATACAAGGGGCATACTTGTCCAAAGagccatctcatcatgtattacCGCAAAATGGCTGCACACGTGGAGGACGACAAGCTGATGATCCACTGCTTTCAAGACAGCTTGAGTGGGGCTCCTTCCAAATGGTATCTAAGTCTGGATCAGAACAGGATCAGGTGTTTCCAAGACCTGTCAGACGCATTCATAAAACAttacaagtataatatggacatggcgcctgacagaagACAGTTGCAGAGCATGTTTCAGCATGATAAGGAGtccttcaaggagtatgctcaaagatggagggaactgGCTTCTCAGGTTGAACCACCTCTTTCTGAGAAAGAATTGGCTGAATTGTTTATCGACACTGTCCAACCCCAATTCTACgagaagatggttggaagtgCTTCTTTGGGATTCTCCGAGCTTGTTGTTATAGGAGCTCATGTTGAATATGGTGTAAGGAATGGCAAACTGGCGGCTGTAGCTGGAACTTCAAATGCTAATCCAAAGAAGTTCTCTGGAGGGTTTCCCAGGAAGAAAGAGGGGGAAACAAATGCCGTGACTGCTGGTCAAGGAAGAGCTCCTCCAAGAAGGAGACCACAACAATATCCACCTCAGCGATATGTTCAACAACCAATTCCCTATCAACCACCCATGTATCCCGTCCAATATGCTCCACAACCATACGTAGTTGCTGTGACGCCTGCGTTCAATCAACAGCCTGCTCAGGCTTATCAAGCGCCTCCAACTTATCGACCAGCTCCAGTTCAACAACGTGCTGCGGCTCCTCCAGCTTATCAACAAGCACCAACAACTCCTGTTTATCAACAACTGAGAGCTCAAGCGCCGAGGCAAAATGCTCAAAACCAGAATAGGAGGCAAGGGGAAAGGGCGACCTTCATTCCAATCCCAATGTCGTACACTGAGTTGTATCCCTCCCTATTGCAAAAGGGGTTGGTGGTTCCCAGACCTATGGGACCTCCGCCTGACCGTCTTCCTCCATGGTACAACCCTAATGCACACTGTCCTTTTCATGAAGGCGCCCCCGGGCATGACCTAGAGGGTTGCTACGCTCTGAAGCATAGGGTTCGGGAATTGATTGAGAGCAAGATCTTATCTTTTAAGGACATGGGACCGAAtgtgaagaacaatcctcttcctCCCCATGGAGATCCTGCCGTAAACGCTATTGAAGATGCCTTTGTTGGTGTTGCGATTGATAAGGTGGATGATGTTAAGACTCCTTTGGCAGCATTCCATGCCCGATTGGTGGAAGCTGGCCTGGTTAATGTTGATCATGACAACTGTGAAGAGTGTGCCACACACCCAAGAGGATGTCAGGTGGTACGAGACAATATCCAAAAATTGATGGATGAAGAAGTGCTTCAAATATCCAGTGCTGTGAAGAACGAGGATGTATTGGTGATTGAACCTTGTTTCAATTTACCTGAACCAATTGAAATCCCATATTATAGTGGTGGAGTGGTCCCGGTGAACAGTAAGCCATCGCCTGTCGAGATATGTATGCCCACGCCTTTTCCATACGAGAGCACCAAGGCTGTACCTTGGAAATATGAGATTACCGTTGTAGACAAGGTAGTTGATGGAAGTTCAGACGCTGAAGTGACAGAAGCTGTAAGTGAAGACGTCACCAATATTGCAGGAATGAGCagaatgacccgtagtggtcgaatCTATACGCCCGAATTCAACGTGACTCCTCAAAGGCCGACCAAGGAATCAACAGTCGTAGCTCCCACTAAAGAACCCGAAGTGGTTCAATCCGAAGATGCTGTTGAATTCTTGAAGTTGATCAAGAAAAATGACTACAAGGTTGTGGACCAGTTGCATCAAACACCATCTAAGATCTCTATTTTGTCCTTGCTACTGAACTCTCAAgcccatagggaggctttgttgaaggtGCTTGCTCAAGCTCATGTAACACAAAGCATAACAGTTGACCAATTTGATGGAGTTGTGGCAAATATCACAGCTTGTAATACTTTGAGCTTCAGTGGAGAAGAATTACCTGAGGATGGACAAAATCACAACCGTGCTCTCCATATCTCGGTGaaatgcaaagatgatgctttggcaAGAGTGTTGGTCGATACCGGATCTTCTCTGAATGTTATGCCAAAGAGAACACTCGccaagttatcttatcaaggaccaGCTATGAAACCTAGTGCCTTGGTAGTGAAACCTTTTGATGGTTCTAGGAGAACCGTGATTGGAGAGGTGGAACTGCCTATATTGATTGGCCCTCATGTATTCCCGattaatttccaagtcatggatattaatCCAGTGTATAGCTGCTTGCTAGGAcgtccttggattcatgctgcagggGCAATTACCTCCACCTTACatcaaaaaatgaagtttgtAGTGGACAATCAATTAATCATCATTTCTGGAGAGGAGGACTTTGTG GACCCTGTTGGGAAAGCTTGTTCATATTTCGCTTCTCTGAAAAGCGCAAAGTCTAGCATCGaaggaggaaaccctgaaggtTGGGGTCAACTTATTGATATTCGTGAGAAGCATGATCGCTTTGGTCTGGGATATGTGCCTTCCGCTGTGAAAGGAGCCCGAGTCCCTACAAAGGACAACACCCGAAGCATCCAGGAA GTTTTCTCATAA